The nucleotide window TAGCTATTCCATGGCCATTTTATTCTATGAACCAAACAGTGTTACTGTGGACAAATGATTAAAAGAAAAGTGTCTTGACATATGGAATTTCATATCCAGAATCTTACATGCTGAGGACTTTTTTGCAGGGAATGGCATGTAGGCCTAATACCCATAGGCCTAGCTTCCATGTAAACATGGTCGGTTTGGAGAAGACGCAACGCTCCAAATCAAGCAGATACCCGTGGGATCTGGATGCTGAGATGATGGATGAGGATGAAGAATTTGAGCTATGGCTTCAGCAGGCCTTGGCGTCTGGGCTCTTTTGTGAGACCTCCACACGTAGAAAGAGCTGGAGTCcgttcaaattgcatcaaaagaaAGGGAAGAAGCAATGGCGAAGATCATCTACTTGAATGATTGAAAGGATTAATGGAGTACAGAAATTTTCACGGCCCTTCCAAGTAAAATGGAACTTTGTTTTAGGTGATTAGTCTCGATCAGATCAACCAAATGTGGTTTGATGATCCCAGCCAAGACAGGTTTACAGGTAAGCTGGCTTTGAGAGCAGCAAATGTTTAACTAACATTTCGCCCATATTTGAGCATATAAAATCTGAAACCTCATTGCAATGTCCGTACAGCAAGGAACCACCCACCCAtctgaaaatgaaaaacaaagaaaatcatCTCAATGAGATGCATGTTGGGTGTGTTGTTTTCTCATCTTCTGTACATATTCTTTTCAATAAAATTCTCATTTTGACGCATATAATTACTTTTCTTTTAGATATAATCAGCAAATGCTTGCTTGAaaatttggtaaataatgcagagTTCTGTTATTGGGGATGCTGTTTTCTCTGTAATGTGACAGTCCCAAGGATAAAACCCCAATACACACACCATTTTACTGAACTCAAGCCCCAGTACACTTGCTTCATATGACTGAACTTCATCCATTTACGAGAGAGAATACATGCGGGCAAAACTTGCGTAgccaaaagaaattaaataaaatgaagGGGAAAACAAGAAAGGAACATGGTTCCAGAATTTACACAATTAAAAGCCTAAAATgggataaaagaaaaaaaaaaaaaattaagtggaTACGTTTTCTCACACTGATGTTTAAATACTTCCGTCATAAGACGCAGTTAACGTCGTAGCTGCACTTGTCGTGTTTCCAGATGTCCAGGTTGACTCACCCAGTTTCTCAGAGTCAGTTGACATATTAGATCCTGTCTTTATTTCAGATTTGGCTTTAGGGGGGGGTCGTACTTTTAGGTCCATGAAATCGCTAATTAAACCTGGTTTTGTTATCTTACTGTTATCAACGTCCTTCTTACCAGTTAGCAGCTTGACCACTGTAGACATGGAAGGACGAAGCTTTGGAGTATCTTGGGTGCAGAGTAAACCAATCTTTAGAAACTTACAAGCCTCCTCAGCATCAAAGTCACCATTTAGTGATGTATCCACCAGCCCTACCAGCTCCTTTCGCTCATAAAGTTCCCAGGTCTGCAACAGGAGAACACAAATATGATGAGCAGTGCCGAAATGATCTATTTTGCTATAAGCATGAATTCTATGCAGCTTAATACAACGTAACAAAATGTGACCATTTTCCTGATATCCACCATATTATCCAAGGATGATAaatatggtaaaaaaaaaaaaaatgcaagaattgtgtatCAACCTACATGAAAACATCTGATTGACCTCCTTCCACACCTTTGGTAGCAAATTTCCAGAAGCAGTTAGCTGCCGCTTGGTTGGATGCATAGGTTGGAAATTGTGTTGCAGAGTTTGATTGGTTTTGGCaacttcagaaatgaaaattttagataAAAGTTGATGGGAAGAAGGCATGATAAGGACTGAACTTTGCACGACctctataaatttatttgaaaGCAAAGGAAGTGTTTagtcaaaattaaaatggattagATAAATGGACCAGATATCCAAGTCAGTTAGGactgaaatttaaaaaatatattaaactaATAGATTGATTGAATTTAGTATTTCATTTAGTACATTGAATTAGTATATAAATTGATCTAGTTCAAATCTGACCCTCATGCCTACTGTTTCGATAGAAATATGGCGATAGTATGCAATAGGATAATCTGTGACAGTTGAAAttgtctttctttctttacaAATATTTTATTCCCATTTCTCTTGCCTCATATTGAAAAAGTTTGTACCTAGTAATATTCTTGATCATGTTGGGCATCATAAGAGTTAGTGAGATCAACATTTTTGCTTGTCTTTTCGAGTGCGAATTCTGATTATGCATTCACACAATTATtacacataaaagaaaaagttTGAAGAAAACATGTCTCAAACTTGGAAACATAATATATTTGTCATTTTACCTATGCAATTGCCAGTTCAATTATCATGATAGTGAGGATTTGAGAAATTCATACCCTTTCTAAGAGATGTTGTTCATCAATAGGTAATCGTGTGTTTGTGTTGCATCTCCCACTGACAATTTCCACAAGGAGGACACCAAAACTATAAATATCTGCTTTCCTTGTCAGCTGGCCCCTTATTGCATACTCTGGTGCCAAATAACCTCTAAAACAGCAAATGCAGATATTAATACAGGATACTAAATGCTTGTTGAAACAAACACAAATGTGGATGCACTCGTGTGCACGAGCACATAAGAAATGGAATTTAAGAATTAGGCTTGAAAAGATGACGCACATGTAATCTTAAACATTTAACAACAGCAAAACAGCACCAGAATATGATACTATGCTTTTAAAAGCAGCTTATTGGAAATTGGTACATTATTCAAGACCTATAAGTTACAATGACAACCATACGTAAGAGAGGAGTATCAACTACTCTAGACCTCCCAATAGTATATTCTACACGATTTCAACAAAATCACCACTTCCTATAACCTTAGTCCAAAAAGTAGTGCGGAGAGAGGAAAAAAATCAGCTGCAATGCAGTGATATCAGCTTTGTACAGGATGATGGATTTGAGTTATGCAAATTCACCATCCAAATTTATCACAATTCCAAACAAAGAAATGATATGGAATGGAACATTTTCTATTATAATATTCTCCATGAATGATGAAACTATattacaattttaaaaaaatgcacAAATGTGACTGATTGTCGCTGACAGCATGCTGGAAAAAGAATTTACAAATCAATGAAGACAACAGAAAGGGTGAAACTTACATTGTTCCAGCCACACGTGTACTGACATGTGTCATGTTGGGAGGGATAAGCTTGGCTAgaccaaaatctgaaattttgggagTTAAGTCTTTGTCAAGGAGAATATTGCTTGCTTTGATATCTCTGTGAACAATGTATGGTCGTAAATCCTCATGAAGAAAGGCAAGCCCTCGTGCTACACCAATGCAGATTTTAGATCGTGTTCTCCAACTAAACTGGATGTTACTGTGACTTTCTCCTGAAAAGGAAAAGATAGGCGAGCGCTCAGATTCAGCTTGATTAAACAAAATCAAAGCAAGCACTAAGTAAATGTTATTAATATAGATGTATATGCCTAAAATATTTACTATCTTAAGGTTTTGAGGGTGATGAGAAACAGACGACAAAGCACTGAGAAAAAGTTTAGCAAATTTCTAGATAATATCCATGAAACTCAAACAACAGAACAATCTTTTTTATAGTAAAAACTACCAAAAGCAGAAT belongs to Hevea brasiliensis isolate MT/VB/25A 57/8 chromosome 4, ASM3005281v1, whole genome shotgun sequence and includes:
- the LOC110641905 gene encoding cold-responsive protein kinase 1 encodes the protein MNCFSFLFGQSDSSTKNSFGVDEEVAGIHNVKLYTYKELRNATEDFSTANKIGEGGFGSVYKGKLKDGRIAAIKVLSAESRQGVKEFLTEINVISEIEHENLVKLYGCCVEGNHRILVYNYLENNSLAQTLLGESHSNIQFSWRTRSKICIGVARGLAFLHEDLRPYIVHRDIKASNILLDKDLTPKISDFGLAKLIPPNMTHVSTRVAGTIGYLAPEYAIRGQLTRKADIYSFGVLLVEIVSGRCNTNTRLPIDEQHLLERTWELYERKELVGLVDTSLNGDFDAEEACKFLKIGLLCTQDTPKLRPSMSTVVKLLTGKKDVDNSKITKPGLISDFMDLKVRPPPKAKSEIKTGSNMSTDSEKLGESTWTSGNTTSAATTLTASYDGSI